Below is a window of Apis mellifera strain DH4 linkage group LG15, Amel_HAv3.1, whole genome shotgun sequence DNA.
AAGAGGAGGGCAAAGATAGAAGGGATTTGGCATGGCAGAAACATGGAGGAACGCGTTGAAAGAGAAGGCGAGAAGAGCTTGAAATCGAGGACAAGCCAGGGGCATTTCCATTTAAGGTACCCCGTGTGGAATCTCTCGTTCCTCTCTCGGCGCCACTttaacacgtatatatatatatatatatatatatatatatatatatatatatatatatatatatatatatatatacactcgcGAAACATTTATCACTCACGCAACACATTTTTCGCGAGGAAAAAGCTCTggtgcaaagaaaaaaaaattttttaaccgtgaaattttctctcgtgcgaaaaaaatttctcaaaaacttGATTATTCACTCATTTATTACGTCCTTTACATATAcatggaaatataatattatagatagataaatgattattgttaaatataaggATTAAGCATCATTTTTCCTTGGCATCGTTTACACAGTATCGTTTAACGGAACAGGTTTGGCCGAGGGATCCTTTAAATTCAACGTATACCCGTGCATCTTTGAAGTATTAGTAATGGGATCgtaaattctttcaatatgTCGGAGAGTGTCGCCTATAATTTTGTCCGTGCTTTCACGGATATAAGGTTTTCCGTCGGAAGTGCGACCGGATTGGACGATCTTAGTCCCATCGTTATTCGTCACGATCACACTGTTTCCTCCAATCATTTGTATCATGTTAGAATTactatctgaaaaaaaatgacatcATCCAATTTCGAAGAACGCAAAATGATTACGTAtagttattattagaaaaaaataaacgttcGATTGCCTTGaaaaatagatagagagaaagagagagagaatggatcTCTCTTATAGTAGATAGTGAAAGGAACGTTTGCATTGGCATAATAAGGTTAATAATTTCCAGATAACCGagaatcgagaagaaaaaattgaaaaaaatttatcaccgAATCGCATACCTAGATTTTCCGTCAATCGATGAGCGTGTTCCAAATTTCTTTGCACAGTGTTATGTATTCGTTGTTGTAGCTGGTACATATTTTGTTGTAAATTTCTGTTCAACGCATTAATATTCTCGTGCAAATCTCTCAACCAATTCGTTCCCATGTACACTTGTCCGTCAGAGCTGCTGCCAATCGAAATGCGCATTAGTACAAATTTGTGTTGGCACTACTGGCCCCACTATATCTCGCACGCACGAAAAGAATGAGGGAGAAAGCCGGCTTTCGTAAATGCATCGCGATCAGTAAGCCGTGAAACCGGCCTGTCAATCAACTAACCTGCACAACATTGCTCCAACGAATATCACGACACTGATACTTGCAACGATTGCTTCTCTCATCCtagtttctatttttccttctatttttctcctcttctttctttctctctttctctcttttcctcttgctttctcgatgaatatttttccatacgATACGCAATATACGCggataatattgttatttacttGCACGCGGTGAACGAGAGAATCGAGAAAATAAGATTACTCGAACGGTTATACGAAACGCGCAGTGTTAACCTTTCTTTCCCCCTTCGAACTTCCATCCATGCCGTATTACGTTCGAACCATTACCTTTCCTTAGCTGTGTGCGATGCGTCATCGACGGATAGCCGCGCGCACGAGTACATCACTCgttagatatatatgtatatcaatgGCGTACGCCGCTTAAATTGAAACCTAATCTATATTCCGTTACTTCCGTAATTGCATAACGTTTATCTCGTCCAATCCAAACTTTCGATAGATAACATTTGCTGATGCTGCGATTCTAAGAATCGATCCATCGGAAAAGAATATGATACGCTCGATATAATTCGTGCTTCCTTGATTctctcgatgaaaattttttcgtccAATTCGCGTGCCAATGGAAAAGCTAATTATATTCGAGTCAGATAAAAAGTAACGGGGTTATTCATCATAATGAACTTGAcacgatacaaaaaaaaaaaaaacgaaaaaatctaACGATGTGAAGAACTGCAAATATTGAGATTAAAGAAACAATGTAACAAACGATGAGAAAATAGTCacgattaaaagaaagaggattgttatttttatttcgttatttgaTCGACCGTTGCAATCATTAAGAGGTTAGCATGATAGATTTCGAATCATTATCTAAGatacatttctatttattttttcagatgctaattataaaaaaaaaaagatggaaaaaaaataaaaaatcatttttaattccacGATCTTGTACAACGGCATAACTTTGATAATCAAAACAGAACTAGTGATTCTGTGTTGACGGAAGAAAGGCGtgttgaaaaagagaaaaaaggatggGGGAGGATAGAACGCAGAGAAGGACATCGAAGAGGAAGGGATGGGGGTACGGTTGACCCATGGGGCAGAAACTGGTTTCGGATTCGGATTACGCGCCCGTCCCAAAACCGTTCTCGCATATACATACGCTCTAGGCTACGACGCATCGACCCCCCACGCGACCACTCCTACGGTAAATGCGGTTCTTCCATCCTCCCGACCTTGAActctctcttcttcgtttctctcctttcctccagGCAGCCCGCTCCCCTCCGCTtctctttttacttttacacATCCGATTGCGTGATGGCTCTTTGCATCTCTTCAAACGCTTTTGTTTCTCCCCTCCGTTTCACCTTTTTAATCGTGACGAACGAACacctttcaatatttcatctgAAATCTATTATCGGGATACGAAAACCCGAACCTTCGTgtccaattttatattttttaaagtttgttcttttttttcttatcgttaTACATTCACCCGCAATAACCCGTGCAGCAGGTATATGTATAACAGGTAGCGAAGGAATCGAATCGTAAAAGCGTAATGCTTCAGttccttcccctctctctccactCGTTCCCCTTCGTAATCCCATCAGCTCGATGAACCGACCGATGTCGAAACGGGagcgagaaagaaggagaaagtcagagaaggagggagagaaaactCGACCGAGCCGCTTCGGTCGGTAAGATGATCGACCTTGGACGATTTGGCCTTCGAATAGGGGGCTGGTCGTCCTTTGTCGAGGACGAGATCTTCGAGATGAGAACGGCTGGATATATACAAATGCGTTTTCTCTCGCCCGATTGTTGCTCGT
It encodes the following:
- the LOC726323 gene encoding uncharacterized protein LOC726323 isoform X1, translating into MREAIVASISVVIFVGAMLCSSSDGQVYMGTNWLRDLHENINALNRNLQQNMYQLQQRIHNTVQRNLEHAHRLTENLDSNSNMIQMIGGNSVIVTNNDGTKIVQSGRTSDGKPYIRESTDKIIGDTLRHIERIYDPITNTSKMHGYTLNLKDPSAKPVPLNDTV
- the LOC726323 gene encoding uncharacterized protein LOC726323 isoform X3, with translation MGTNWLRDLHENINALNRNLQQNMYQLQQRIHNTVQRNLEHAHRLTENLDSNSNMIQMIGGNSVIVTNNDGTKIVQSGRTSDGKPYIRESTDKIIGDTLRHIERIYDPITNTSKMHGYTLNLKDPSAKPVPLNDTV
- the LOC726323 gene encoding uncharacterized protein LOC726323 isoform X2, yielding MREAIVASISVVIFVGAMLCSSDGQVYMGTNWLRDLHENINALNRNLQQNMYQLQQRIHNTVQRNLEHAHRLTENLDSNSNMIQMIGGNSVIVTNNDGTKIVQSGRTSDGKPYIRESTDKIIGDTLRHIERIYDPITNTSKMHGYTLNLKDPSAKPVPLNDTV